The Schistocerca nitens isolate TAMUIC-IGC-003100 chromosome 8, iqSchNite1.1, whole genome shotgun sequence genome includes the window catccactgagtggcgacggaTGCCTTTTCCGAAAAATCCAGTTTTAAGCTCCATCGGACAGAAAGTAAACACCCTACAATAATCCTCGAAAGACTGCAGGCgggaggagagagcgttatggtcacggtaatgttttcttggcattccctGGATCGTCTCGAAATTCTGGAAGGGACAAAGTGTCAATACAAGagggcatctatccttggggaccatgtccatccctacatgtttGTTTCTCCTTGGCACAATGGTATCtgtcagcaggacaatgtaacgtgtcacacagctatCAGTGTAAGCgcgtcgttcgaagagcaccaagatgaatTTACTGTActttcctggccaccaaactctcagaTTGTAAACCTAACTGAGGAAGTGTGAGACCagttcgatcgggctgttcgcgccaccgatcctcagccaagaaacctagcgcagctggacaCGGCACTGTCATAAGCCTGGCTCCAAATCCCCATTGGtaccgtaccttccagaacctcacagactgtcttcctgcacgtctcgcagtggcctgcgctgcaaaagatggtgtttcaggcttttgacaggtcgtgTAATACAGCCAATAATCGCAAGTAGCTACCCAACGAAGATCGATTGATACTGAGTTGTCACATGATAACTCGCTACTACTTAGGAGTCACAACAGTACTTACCCAAAGCCTATTGGCCCACCAGGCTGCCGCTTCAGGGTTTGTGAAGTCGACGACGCTGCCTTCGCCATTCCACCAGGAGGTATTGGCGCTGCCTTCGGTATTGGTGACGAAGTATCCACTGGCGAGGGCCTGAGAATGGTACGGCTCGCAGTCGAGATTCACGAAGGGGTGGACCCACAAGGTGACGcggaaacccaggtcatgcagatctTCTGTGAGTTTCCTCACGTCGGGGAACTTGGCCGTGTCGAACGTCAAGCTCCCGTAGCAGGTTTCCCACAGGTCGTCTATCTCGAGCTGGCTGTTGTTGAAGCCGTTGGCGACTATTTCCGCGGCCAGCTGCCTCACCGTTGAGTCGTTAATGTCCCTCTCGTACCGCGCCCAAGTTGACCAAATAGGGTGCGTGGTCATTCGCTCGTCCGGTATGCCAGACGGTCTGCCCAGGTACCTCTCGACAGCATCCTCGTGGGCCTGCCTCGCGTCTTCAAACACGCACGTCGTCTTGTTCAGGACGATGTCGGATCGCTCCAGCGAGTATGGCGGTGCCTTCTCAGCGGCAAGACACAGCCAACCCACTGAGTCGTTGATGTTCTGATTGATGAAGAGGGGTATATTTGGTTGCGCGTGGACGTATCTACCGTCCGAAAAGAGCCAATACCGCTCGGCAATGCCGACGTTGTCCTGCTGTTTAGTGACGTAGGAGTAATTGCTGTATACGTTGGACTCTATGGGCCAGTATTGATTATACTGCTCCGGACCGCCGTATAGGTGGCTACCGTTGTGAGGAATGCAGATTTCTACTATTATACCTGGGATATCGTACGACGCAGAAAATCTGTAACACACTCCTCCGTCCCTCTGAGAACGCTCAACAACAATCCTCGATTCTTGGAACTGGTAACAATCCTCATCGAGTCCAGCATTGTCACATATACTAGGAGCACCCTCGTATCCCAGGACAGCGACAGATTCGACGTCAACATTGTCACCACCTGAAAAACCAAATACGATTGTATTACAACAGTTGAGTTCAATTACTTATTCCCAAAGCAAATCTGCAGTCAAAGGTAGGAGAGAGCCGCGCAATATCGGCCGGCTTACAGTACCGGCCGCTATAGAGATTTCTCTTTTCGCCTCCAACTGGGAGATGTCTACAGTAAGAAGAAGCGAGCTCGCGTATCCATGTACCCTAGAGACAGCTATCTTCTTCTTGTCTTCAGTACTTTGCTTGCTCCGAATGCTTCACGGTGTTGCCGTAGCTCAAAGCGCACGGAAGATATTTTGAGGTCTGTAGTACCCGTTTTTAAGATGAGTGCTTAACTTCGTTGCTATATTTCGGTTATCTATGTGATGCAGGGAGTGTCATCTAACAAACATTTCgcgataatttctgtaaataaaagaACGTACACTATGGCGAGTTAAAGAAGgccagtaacattaagagtgcaatgtgaattccaCTGTTGAGTGCAtaggagagcggataggtgaaaggactacgttgaaggcctctatgagggggaagacttgtctgatgacgcgatAGGAGAGGAAATAGGaggcgatatagaagagataggggatcaagaaTTATAATgcgaatttaaaagggctttggagaacttaagatcaaataagtcagaacggacaacaacatttcaccgcaatttctaaaatcattcggggaagtggcaccaaatcgaccattcacattggtgtgtagcacGTATGAGAgtggcgatataccatccgactttcggaagaacatcatccacacgattccgatgACAGCAAAAGCCGACAAGTGTAAAAATTATCGTGCAGTCAGCTTAACAACTTATGCatttaagttgctgacaagaataatatacaaaagaattaaaaagaagctcaggatctgttagatgatgataagtctggctgtaggaaaggtaaaagcgTGAAAAGGTCGtcctgacgttacggttgataaaaaacaatattgaagataaatcaagacacgttcacagggtttgttgacctggaaaaatgtTCGACAAAGTGAAGAGTGAAAGACGGATAGTATCCAAATGCACAAGAAACATGAGGGAATAATAAAgctggaaggccaagaacgaagagctcagatcaaacctgtgtgccggaccgagactcaaactcgggacccttgcctttcgcggccaagtgctctaccgtctgagctaaccaagcacgactcacgacccgtcctcacagctttacttccgccagtacctcgtctcctaccttccaaactttacagaagctctcctgcgaatc containing:
- the LOC126198823 gene encoding myogenesis-regulating glycosidase-like; protein product: MRALLLLSSLFVLMMTSAAADVSTRYDESTGRIVVSIERGGDNVDVESVAVLGYEGAPSICDNAGLDEDCYQFQESRIVVERSQRDGGVCYRFSASYDIPGIIVEICIPHNGSHLYGGPEQYNQYWPIESNVYSNYSYVTKQQDNVGIAERYWLFSDGRYVHAQPNIPLFINQNINDSVGWLCLAAEKAPPYSLERSDIVLNKTTCVFEDARQAHEDAVERYLGRPSGIPDERMTTHPIWSTWARYERDINDSTVRQLAAEIVANGFNNSQLEIDDLWETCYGSLTFDTAKFPDVRKLTEDLHDLGFRVTLWVHPFVNLDCEPYHSQALASGYFVTNTEGSANTSWWNGEGSVVDFTNPEAAAWWANRLWALKNETGIDSFKFDAGETSWLPQLPDIEPLDLSPVQFTEDYLRTVSQFGSTIEVRVAERTQQLPVYVRMLDKDSRWGFDNGLPTLVTTLLQMNLVGYPFVLPDMVGGNGYGSDVLTKELFIRWLQANVFMPAIQFSYVPWDFDNETVEMSRELTALHAAYAPRIVDLMKKTVEDGTPVNLPIWWLDPTDATAQAINSEFLLGEELLVAPVLEEGAVSRDVYLPRGSWRDEADPQHPVVQGPVWLRDYAAPLSVLPYFTRLSED